In one Bosea sp. RAC05 genomic region, the following are encoded:
- a CDS encoding MBL fold metallo-hydrolase — MITRRIALKAALGGGAAAVLAPAGSSHATGGLSWKHLPAGEKGFYRAPVLLTGASEALLIDGGFTFSDGRAVVEAIKASGKRLGTIYISQSDPDYYFSLKPIREAFPGARVIAASETVAAIKANVEKKLAVWGPQLKANGPQTLADIIMPDAFDGKTLTVDGEPVEIVPAEGLANRRHLFVPSLNAVFGGVMVFSGVHVWTADTPTKEQRAAWIAALDTIAARKPAVVVPGHLSPNAPTDLSGVAHTRAYIAAFEDELARAKDSAALKAAMLARFPDLGMGVALDIGAKVATGEMKWG, encoded by the coding sequence ATGATCACCCGACGAATCGCCCTCAAGGCCGCGCTCGGCGGCGGTGCCGCTGCCGTCCTCGCTCCAGCGGGCTCAAGCCATGCGACCGGCGGCCTGTCCTGGAAGCACCTGCCGGCCGGGGAGAAGGGCTTCTATCGCGCGCCCGTGCTGCTCACCGGCGCCTCCGAGGCGCTGCTGATCGATGGCGGCTTCACCTTTTCCGACGGTCGTGCGGTCGTCGAGGCGATCAAGGCCTCAGGCAAGAGGCTCGGCACGATCTACATCAGCCAGTCGGACCCGGACTACTACTTCAGCCTCAAGCCGATCCGGGAGGCTTTTCCCGGCGCCCGCGTGATCGCCGCGTCCGAGACCGTCGCCGCGATCAAGGCGAACGTCGAGAAGAAGCTCGCGGTCTGGGGGCCTCAGCTGAAGGCGAACGGCCCGCAGACGCTCGCCGACATCATCATGCCCGACGCGTTCGACGGCAAGACGCTGACCGTCGATGGCGAGCCCGTCGAGATCGTGCCGGCCGAAGGCCTTGCCAACCGGCGCCATCTCTTCGTGCCGTCGCTGAACGCGGTGTTCGGTGGGGTCATGGTCTTTTCGGGCGTCCATGTCTGGACCGCCGACACCCCGACCAAGGAGCAGCGCGCGGCCTGGATCGCGGCGCTCGACACGATCGCCGCCCGCAAGCCCGCGGTCGTGGTGCCCGGCCACCTGTCGCCGAACGCTCCGACCGATCTCTCGGGCGTGGCGCACACCAGGGCCTATATCGCAGCCTTCGAGGACGAACTGGCCAGGGCCAAGGATTCCGCCGCGCTCAAGGCGGCGATGCTGGCCCGCTTCCCCGATCTCGGCATGGGTGTGGCGCTCGACATCGGCGCCAAGGTCGCGACCGGCGAGATGAAATGGGGCTGA
- a CDS encoding DsbA family protein: protein MAPTTRVTYLFDPLCGWCYGASPMLDQLVGRPDLALEPLATGLFAGAGARPMDAGFAAFAWTNDQRIARLTGQVFSEAYRRTILGDHTRLFDSGPATLALTAVALTAPDRVFDALKAIQNARYIDGLDNTDSTVLAQILRSLGLADSAGRLVDPDDALIAAYRARLDSARAEMDRFGAGGVPALVAGSGDTRRLIPSGALFGGLETLVAKLQAA from the coding sequence TCCCCGATGCTCGATCAATTGGTCGGCCGCCCGGACCTCGCGCTCGAACCCCTCGCCACCGGCCTCTTCGCCGGAGCGGGCGCCCGCCCGATGGATGCCGGCTTCGCCGCCTTTGCCTGGACCAACGACCAGCGGATCGCCCGTCTGACCGGACAGGTCTTCAGCGAGGCCTATCGCCGCACCATCCTCGGCGACCACACCCGCCTCTTCGACTCCGGCCCGGCGACTCTGGCCCTGACGGCGGTTGCCCTCACTGCGCCGGATCGCGTCTTCGACGCCCTCAAGGCGATCCAGAACGCGCGCTATATCGACGGGCTCGACAACACCGACAGCACCGTTCTGGCGCAGATCCTGCGCAGCCTGGGCCTGGCGGACAGCGCCGGCCGCCTGGTTGATCCCGACGACGCCCTGATCGCCGCCTACCGGGCGCGCCTCGACTCCGCACGGGCGGAGATGGATCGGTTCGGTGCCGGCGGCGTCCCCGCCCTGGTCGCGGGAAGCGGCGATACCCGCCGCCTGATCCCGTCGGGCGCCCTGTTCGGCGGCCTCGAGACGCTGGTCGCGAAGCTGCAGGCCGCTTGA